Part of the Labilibaculum antarcticum genome, AATTCTATTATTGGATGAACCTACTACAGGTGTTGATTCTGTATCGAGAAGTGAATTTTGGCAAATGTTAAAGGGGTTAAAAAACAAAGGAATCACAATCGTGGTTGCTACTCCATATATGGATGAGGCCAATATGTGTGAACGTGTTGCTTTAATTCAGGATGGGGAGATTTTGCAGGTAAATAGTCCTGCTGAGATTGTTGAGCAATTCGAGAAAGATTTGTATGCTGTAAGAAGCGAGGATAACTATCAAACACTACTCGACTTAAGAGAATTTAATTCGACCAACACTGTGTTTTTGTTCGGACAAAGTTTGCATTATACCGATTTGCGAAAAGAAATTCCGAAGGATGAAATAAATAATTATCTGGAAAACAAAGGAAGATCCGGCGTAGTAATCGAAAAAATAAAACCGGTTATCGAAGATTGTTTTATGGCATTAAGCACAAAACCTGAAGAACATGAATAAGAAGGAGAAAGTGATAAGTGTTAAAAACATGTATAAGAAATTCGGCAATTTTACTGCGAATGACGATTTGTCGTTTGAAGTATCAAAAGGTGAGATTTTTGGATTTTTGGGAGCTAACGGAGCAGGTAAAACAACTGCAATAAAAATACTTTGCGGATTATCTTACCCAAGTTCAGGAGAAATAAGTGTGGCCGGTTTTGATGTTTATACCCAACGCGAATCGGTAAAAAGAAATATTGGCTATATGAGCCAGAAATTCTCTCTTTACGAGGATTTAACGGTGTTCGAAAATATTCGCTTTTTTGGTGGAATTTACGGTTTGTCGAAAGCTGAAATTCATTCGAAAGCTGATGAATTGCTGAATAAACTTGATTTACAGCATGCCAGAAATAAAAAAATTAGTGATTTGCCTTTGGGATGGAAGCAAAAACTGGCTTTTTCGGTTGCTATTTTTCACGATCCGAAAATTGTATTTCTTGATGAACCAACCGGAGGTGTCGATCCTGTTACCAGAAGGCAATTTTGGGATTTAATTTACGATGCCGCACGAGCAGGAATTACCGTATTTGTAACAACCCATTATATGGATGAGGCGGAGTATTGCGACCAGGTTTCAATTATGGTTGACGGTAAAATTGAGGCACTCGATACACCTGAAATGTTGAAAAAACAGTTTAATGCTGCTGATATGGATCAAGTTTTTTTGAGTTTGGCAAGACACGCAACAAACATTGAGTAAGATTTAAAATAAAACAGATGAATCGATTTATCGGATTTTTAAAAAAAGAGTTTTATCATATATTTAGAGATAAGCGTTCAATGCTGATTCTGTTCGGGATGCCTATTGTTCAAATCATGCTTTTTGGTTATGTGATTAGTACCGACTTGAAAGATGTAAAAATGGCAGTTTTGGATCATTCTAAAGATGAATATTCAACAGAAATTATCAATAAAATAACTTCTTCGGGATACTTTTCGCTAACGGAAAACCTTGAATCGGTAGAAGAGGCTGATGCGGTTTTCCGAAAAGGTGATGTGAAGTTGATTTTAGTTTTTGAACCAGATTTTGGTAAGAATCTGATCAAAAATTCAAAAGGGAATATTC contains:
- a CDS encoding ABC transporter ATP-binding protein, which encodes MDANIRVDNLFKSYGNVQALKNINLDIKSGELFGLIGPDGAGKTTLFRLLATLLLPSKGTAKLCGLDSVSDYKKIRNFLGYMPGKFSLYQDLSVIENLEFFAAVFNTRIEDNMDMIRDIWVQIEPFKDRLAGKLSGGMKQKLALCCALIHQPKILLLDEPTTGVDSVSRSEFWQMLKGLKNKGITIVVATPYMDEANMCERVALIQDGEILQVNSPAEIVEQFEKDLYAVRSEDNYQTLLDLREFNSTNTVFLFGQSLHYTDLRKEIPKDEINNYLENKGRSGVVIEKIKPVIEDCFMALSTKPEEHE
- a CDS encoding ABC transporter ATP-binding protein, which translates into the protein MNKKEKVISVKNMYKKFGNFTANDDLSFEVSKGEIFGFLGANGAGKTTAIKILCGLSYPSSGEISVAGFDVYTQRESVKRNIGYMSQKFSLYEDLTVFENIRFFGGIYGLSKAEIHSKADELLNKLDLQHARNKKISDLPLGWKQKLAFSVAIFHDPKIVFLDEPTGGVDPVTRRQFWDLIYDAARAGITVFVTTHYMDEAEYCDQVSIMVDGKIEALDTPEMLKKQFNAADMDQVFLSLARHATNIE